A single region of the Gossypium arboreum isolate Shixiya-1 chromosome 12, ASM2569848v2, whole genome shotgun sequence genome encodes:
- the LOC128285731 gene encoding cell number regulator 2-like, which yields MTIFCPCITFGGSAEIINKGSISCGESCLLYCLLHHITAVLPSIFYGCIHRRRLRGQYGLKQSPCNDFLVHCFCHYCALCQEYRQLKYQGFDMKRGWKGNQNPGVTMAPVTEGGMKR from the exons ATGACAATCTTCTGCCCCTGTATTACTTTCGGCGGGAGCGCTGAGATTATAAACAAAGGAAGTATAT CATGTGGAGAAAGCTGTCTGCTGTATTGTTTATTACATCATATAACAGCAGTTCTTCCATCAATATTCTATGGATGCATTCATCGTAGGAGACTGAGGGGCCAATATGGATTGAAACAAAGCCCTTGCAATGATTTCCTCGTCCACTGTTTCTGTCACTACTGTGCCTTGTGTCAAGAGTACCGACAGCTCAAATACCAAGGATTCGACATGAAACGCG GATGGAAAGGGAATCAAAACCCAGGTGTAACAATGGCCCCAGTTACCGAAGGAGGGATGAAGAGGTGA